In Gammaproteobacteria bacterium, the following proteins share a genomic window:
- a CDS encoding deoxynucleoside kinase has product MTNYNKKTIAIAGNIGAGKTSLVEFLKSTYDITPFYEPNDENPYLEDFYKDMKRWAFHSQLYFLSNKFRIHQHVDSTSGVVVQDRTIFEDVEIFATALFQMRKISQRDWKTYRDFYESIMASIKPPDLMIYLKCSIPTIRKRIKIRGRKMEQDIPLSYLKRLHNLYENWIGDYKLSKLLVLESDKLDYVCDLIDRLDVMQQIESLLPKLTRS; this is encoded by the coding sequence ATGACAAACTACAATAAAAAAACCATTGCTATTGCCGGAAATATCGGTGCAGGCAAAACATCCTTAGTTGAATTTTTGAAGTCCACTTACGATATCACGCCGTTTTATGAACCCAATGATGAAAACCCTTATCTTGAGGATTTTTATAAAGACATGAAGCGTTGGGCTTTTCATTCACAGCTATATTTTCTCAGTAATAAATTTCGAATTCATCAACATGTTGATTCGACTTCAGGTGTGGTGGTTCAAGATCGAACTATTTTTGAAGATGTTGAAATTTTTGCAACGGCACTTTTTCAAATGCGGAAAATCAGTCAAAGGGATTGGAAAACTTACAGGGATTTTTATGAAAGCATCATGGCATCAATTAAACCGCCTGATTTGATGATTTATCTCAAATGTTCGATTCCAACCATTCGCAAAAGGATAAAAATTCGTGGTCGTAAGATGGAACAAGATATTCCTTTGAGTTATCTCAAGCGATTACACAATCTTTATGAAAACTGGATTGGTGATTATAAACTCAGCAAATTATTAGTGCTGGAATCGGATAAACTCGACTATGTTTGTGACTTGATAGACCGACTGGATGTGATGCAACAAATCGAATCATTGCTACCAAAACTAACACGCTCGTAA
- a CDS encoding zinc-dependent peptidase has translation MDSTAIYYWLIVIGIPLAVYFFRKWLKESKRRKLYRNDFPQEWKQILTNHFKLYQHLPDDLKKQLHGHINIFLDEKNFVGYQGIEINDTIRITIAAQACLLLLNRKTNYYPHLTNILVYPTVFTHKNHDGELHRGRFGESWHRGPIVLSWQHSSQGGKNNTDGENVVMHEFAHQLDQVNGPSDGLPILQHNNIKQWSSVLGKEFKTLKFKIQKREQTLLDEYGATNPAEFFAVITEHFVEQPRQMLKKHPELYEELRKYYQINPVEWT, from the coding sequence ATGGACTCGACTGCAATTTATTATTGGCTGATAGTTATTGGGATTCCCTTAGCTGTTTATTTTTTCAGAAAATGGCTTAAGGAAAGCAAGCGAAGAAAACTTTATAGAAATGATTTTCCACAAGAATGGAAGCAGATTTTAACCAATCATTTCAAATTATATCAACACCTTCCGGATGACTTAAAAAAACAGTTACACGGTCATATCAATATTTTTTTGGATGAAAAGAACTTTGTTGGCTATCAGGGAATCGAAATCAATGACACGATTCGTATCACTATTGCTGCACAGGCTTGTTTATTATTGCTGAATCGAAAAACTAATTATTATCCGCATTTAACAAATATTCTGGTTTATCCGACCGTTTTTACCCACAAAAATCATGATGGCGAGCTTCATCGTGGAAGATTTGGTGAATCCTGGCACCGAGGTCCGATTGTGCTTTCCTGGCAACATTCCTCGCAGGGAGGAAAAAATAACACCGATGGAGAAAATGTGGTTATGCATGAATTTGCCCATCAATTGGATCAGGTAAATGGTCCAAGTGACGGCTTGCCAATATTACAACATAACAACATCAAGCAATGGAGTTCAGTCTTAGGTAAAGAATTCAAGACTCTGAAATTTAAAATTCAAAAGCGAGAACAAACATTACTGGATGAATATGGAGCGACCAATCCGGCTGAGTTCTTTGCAGTTATAACTGAACACTTTGTCGAGCAACCCCGACAAATGCTAAAGAAACATCCTGAGTTGTATGAAGAATTGAGGAAATATTACCAAATCAACCCGGTCGAATGGACTTGA
- a CDS encoding M12 family metallo-peptidase gives MNVVFRILIFSIIFSSTDAFAQLPEKNDKNVQSTFYANTTASQPSTVKLSSSVWRIGKSEVNALLNLKSNQSLEVSNFPFEVINNSETQEKVSKPLKLNRYNVFAPNSKIYLLNSKGQKELEKPEVMAFSSVEDGVGLLVNQSTGELGGFYNNGGVSVEIEGNIHTGMTFKLPLEPNQDTNVVKQCDMKMEQQPGNPLEDLNTALKSKAISFTKGTVNYEAVVAVDTDNEWMAGKGNNTTTAMNFIIQLFVNMNVFYERDFATRLLIGTTFLRTTTDPYPTESSIFNYLNDFGEYWRVNYPNIDREFALMLSSQNIGSLSFSGVAWLNQYCNKGALQNGGTETFGSYSMNRIGTSASVGFVSQFVAHELGHNFGSPHTHCYTPEVDQCYNGEGGCYAGAVSCPTFSGNNRGTIMSYCHFGAPNGAGCGTSNEIFHPTVIGLISGRIASNFPSCIQSLGSEIIFENGFDGGP, from the coding sequence ATGAATGTTGTCTTCAGAATTTTAATTTTTTCCATCATCTTTTCTAGTACAGATGCCTTTGCCCAACTTCCAGAAAAAAACGATAAAAATGTGCAGAGTACTTTTTATGCAAACACAACGGCTTCACAACCATCAACGGTGAAGCTAAGTTCTTCTGTTTGGAGAATTGGCAAAAGTGAAGTGAATGCTTTATTGAACCTGAAATCAAATCAATCTTTGGAAGTCTCAAACTTTCCATTTGAAGTTATTAATAATTCTGAAACTCAAGAAAAAGTTTCTAAGCCTTTGAAATTAAATAGATATAATGTTTTTGCTCCGAATAGTAAAATTTATCTGTTAAATAGTAAAGGTCAAAAAGAATTAGAAAAACCTGAAGTTATGGCATTTTCATCAGTTGAAGATGGAGTTGGTTTGTTGGTGAATCAATCAACCGGAGAACTTGGCGGATTTTACAACAATGGTGGCGTGAGTGTTGAAATAGAAGGTAACATTCACACAGGAATGACATTCAAATTGCCTTTAGAACCAAATCAAGATACCAATGTTGTGAAACAATGTGATATGAAAATGGAACAACAACCCGGAAATCCTCTTGAAGATTTAAATACAGCATTAAAATCAAAGGCAATTAGCTTTACCAAAGGGACAGTTAATTATGAGGCGGTCGTTGCTGTGGATACTGATAATGAATGGATGGCAGGAAAAGGCAATAATACAACCACAGCTATGAACTTTATTATTCAGCTATTTGTGAACATGAATGTCTTTTATGAAAGAGATTTTGCGACCCGATTATTGATTGGTACAACTTTTTTGAGAACGACGACAGACCCATATCCAACTGAATCCAGTATTTTTAACTATTTGAATGATTTTGGTGAATATTGGCGTGTTAATTATCCTAATATTGACAGAGAGTTCGCATTGATGCTGAGTAGCCAGAATATTGGTAGTTTATCTTTCTCAGGAGTTGCATGGTTGAATCAATATTGTAATAAAGGAGCGTTGCAGAATGGTGGCACAGAGACCTTTGGGAGTTATAGCATGAATCGTATAGGAACCAGTGCTTCAGTCGGCTTTGTTTCTCAGTTTGTCGCTCATGAATTAGGACATAATTTTGGATCACCACATACACATTGTTACACGCCTGAAGTTGATCAGTGTTACAACGGCGAAGGAGGTTGTTATGCAGGTGCAGTTAGTTGTCCGACTTTTTCAGGAAATAACCGTGGAACTATAATGAGCTATTGCCATTTTGGTGCCCCAAATGGTGCCGGTTGTGGAACCAGTAATGAGATTTTTCACCCAACAGTTATTGGTTTGATTAGTGGTCGAATCGCCAGTAATTTCCCTTCGTGCATTCAAAGTTTGGGTAGTGAAATTATTTTTGAAAATGGTTTTGACGGCGGCCCATAG
- a CDS encoding CusA/CzcA family heavy metal efflux RND transporter, with protein sequence MIEKIIQWSVENRFLVIMLALVLLFSGVVVVKNTPVDAIPDLSDVQVIIKTDFSGQSPRVVEDQVTYPITTAMLSVPGASTVRGYSFFGTSYVYVIFDDYTDIYWARSRVLEYLSQISSQLPENAKPELGPDATGVGWVYIYSLIDKSGKHDIADLTSLQNWFLKFELQNVKGVSEVATVGGMVKQYQIKIDPDKLIAYNIPLQHISMSIEQNNSEIGASVIEMSEAEYMISVGGYLRNLEDIKKINISTSENGEPVFLENVAEVTIGPQMRRGVSELNGEGEAVGGIIVMRYGENAQKTINLVKEKLETLKKGLPDGVEVITVYDRSQLISHSVNNLKEKLVEEFIIVTLICIIFLFHFRSSLVAVISLPIGILVSFIVMYFQGINANIMSLGGIAIAIGAMVDGAVVLVENMHKHMEKENVTKQNRWQIVIRSASEVGPALFFSLLIITVSFVPVFTLEAQEGKMFAPLAFTKTYAMAASAILAITLVPVLMGYCVRGKIISEHKNPLNRFFNFLYVPTLNALLKFPKTTILAVLILCFVGFSQVKNIGSEFIPTLDEGDLMYMPSTYPGISIGKARELLQQTDKLIKTIPEVENVFGKVGRANTATDPAPLTMIETFIQLKPKSQWREGMTKDDLKKELDSIVKIPGVTNAWVEPIKTRIDMLSTGLKTPVGVKISGNDIFVIEKIGKQLEEILNNIEGTDSVYSERTAGGRYLKVDINREKIARYGMSVKDIQQMISSSVGGMNVSQIIEGLERYPINMRYPQDYRDSPEKLRNLTFVNQMGQVITLGEVADIYIEDGPGMIKSENARVNGWILISTEVADLQKYVENAREIVNKELNLPVGYSISWSGQYEYMQRAKEKLGYIVPLTFAIIILLLYINFRNITDVILVLATIPMSMVGGIWIMSYLGFNFSVATVVGFIALAGVSVEIGVIMLSYLKQAVEKSAVSKTTDEIIEGNNLKDAIISGASMRVRAVLMTSLSIIIGLMPALSASGTGAEIMSRIAAPMVGGMFSVMILTLLIVPVVYYLTVKNKVFGKYVN encoded by the coding sequence ATGATTGAAAAAATAATTCAATGGTCAGTTGAAAATCGTTTTCTGGTAATTATGCTAGCTCTCGTCTTGCTATTTTCAGGAGTGGTTGTTGTCAAAAATACTCCGGTCGATGCCATTCCGGATTTGTCAGACGTTCAGGTTATCATCAAAACAGATTTTAGCGGGCAATCTCCGAGAGTGGTCGAAGACCAGGTCACTTACCCAATCACAACGGCAATGTTGTCTGTTCCCGGAGCCAGCACTGTTCGTGGATATTCATTTTTTGGAACTTCCTATGTTTATGTGATCTTTGATGATTATACCGATATTTACTGGGCGAGAAGCCGGGTTTTAGAGTATTTAAGTCAAATATCTTCACAACTTCCAGAAAATGCTAAACCCGAACTTGGACCTGATGCGACTGGTGTGGGTTGGGTTTATATTTATTCGTTAATCGACAAAAGCGGTAAACATGATATTGCCGATTTAACCAGTTTGCAAAATTGGTTTTTAAAATTTGAACTGCAAAACGTCAAAGGTGTTTCTGAAGTTGCTACAGTCGGAGGAATGGTCAAACAATATCAAATCAAAATCGATCCTGATAAATTGATTGCTTACAATATACCGCTTCAGCATATTTCAATGTCAATTGAACAAAATAACAGCGAAATTGGAGCATCTGTAATCGAAATGTCTGAAGCTGAATACATGATTAGTGTTGGCGGATATCTGCGAAATTTGGAAGATATCAAAAAAATCAATATATCAACCTCAGAAAACGGAGAACCTGTATTTCTTGAAAATGTTGCAGAAGTGACTATTGGTCCGCAGATGCGAAGAGGAGTCTCAGAACTCAATGGCGAGGGAGAAGCCGTTGGTGGAATTATAGTTATGCGCTATGGGGAAAATGCACAAAAAACCATCAATCTCGTTAAAGAAAAATTAGAAACACTGAAAAAAGGTTTACCTGATGGTGTTGAGGTAATTACTGTTTATGACCGCAGCCAATTGATTAGTCATTCTGTCAATAATTTAAAAGAGAAATTGGTTGAAGAATTTATCATAGTAACCTTGATTTGTATCATTTTTTTATTTCATTTCAGATCGTCATTAGTTGCAGTTATTTCTTTACCAATTGGTATTCTGGTTTCTTTTATTGTGATGTATTTTCAAGGAATCAATGCCAATATCATGTCTTTGGGAGGGATTGCTATTGCTATCGGAGCGATGGTTGATGGTGCTGTGGTTTTGGTTGAAAACATGCACAAGCACATGGAAAAAGAAAATGTAACCAAACAAAATCGCTGGCAGATTGTGATTCGATCGGCTTCTGAAGTTGGTCCGGCATTATTTTTCAGTTTACTTATTATCACTGTCAGTTTTGTTCCGGTTTTTACTTTAGAAGCTCAGGAAGGCAAAATGTTTGCTCCACTTGCATTCACCAAAACCTATGCAATGGCAGCTTCGGCAATACTGGCAATCACTTTGGTTCCTGTGTTGATGGGATATTGTGTTCGTGGGAAAATTATTTCAGAGCATAAAAATCCGCTCAATCGTTTTTTTAATTTTCTATATGTCCCAACATTAAATGCTTTATTGAAATTCCCCAAAACAACTATTTTAGCTGTTTTGATATTATGTTTCGTCGGATTTTCGCAGGTGAAGAATATTGGTTCAGAGTTTATTCCGACACTTGATGAAGGCGACTTGATGTATATGCCTTCAACTTATCCGGGAATTTCAATTGGTAAAGCCAGAGAGTTGCTTCAGCAAACGGATAAATTGATAAAGACTATTCCTGAAGTGGAAAATGTGTTTGGTAAAGTTGGAAGAGCTAATACTGCAACTGATCCGGCACCTTTAACCATGATTGAAACATTTATTCAACTCAAACCAAAATCACAATGGCGGGAAGGTATGACTAAAGACGACTTGAAAAAAGAGTTGGATAGTATTGTTAAAATCCCCGGGGTGACTAATGCATGGGTTGAACCGATTAAAACACGGATCGATATGCTTTCAACAGGGCTTAAAACACCAGTGGGTGTCAAAATTTCGGGAAATGATATATTTGTAATTGAAAAAATTGGTAAGCAACTGGAAGAAATTCTGAACAATATTGAGGGAACAGATTCAGTCTATTCGGAAAGAACGGCGGGTGGCCGCTATCTGAAAGTTGACATCAATCGTGAAAAAATAGCTCGTTACGGAATGTCCGTAAAAGATATTCAACAAATGATTTCATCATCAGTTGGTGGAATGAATGTTTCACAAATTATCGAAGGTTTAGAACGTTATCCAATTAATATGCGTTATCCACAGGATTACCGTGACTCTCCTGAGAAACTAAGAAACTTAACCTTTGTCAACCAAATGGGGCAAGTTATCACACTCGGTGAAGTTGCTGATATTTACATCGAAGATGGTCCGGGAATGATTAAATCTGAAAATGCCCGGGTGAATGGCTGGATACTTATCAGTACTGAAGTTGCTGATTTACAAAAATACGTTGAAAATGCCAGAGAAATTGTTAATAAAGAACTGAACTTACCGGTTGGTTATTCAATTTCTTGGTCAGGACAGTACGAATACATGCAAAGAGCCAAAGAAAAACTGGGTTACATTGTACCGTTAACTTTTGCCATCATCATTTTATTGCTGTATATCAATTTCAGAAATATAACCGATGTGATATTGGTTCTGGCGACTATTCCAATGTCAATGGTTGGAGGGATATGGATTATGAGCTATCTGGGGTTTAATTTTTCAGTCGCAACTGTAGTAGGATTTATTGCACTTGCCGGTGTTTCGGTGGAAATCGGTGTTATTATGCTATCTTACTTAAAACAAGCGGTTGAAAAGTCCGCAGTATCAAAAACTACTGATGAGATTATTGAAGGAAACAATCTCAAAGATGCTATTATTTCAGGAGCATCCATGAGAGTCAGAGCTGTTTTGATGACATCATTATCAATTATTATTGGTCTGATGCCGGCATTATCCGCATCAGGTACAGGAGCAGAAATCATGAGCCGGATTGCCGCACCAATGGTCGGCGGAATGTTTTCAGTAATGATTTTAACGCTATTGATTGTTCCTGTGGTTTATTACTTAACTGTTAAAAATAAAGTTTTTGGTAAATATGTGAATTAA
- a CDS encoding efflux RND transporter periplasmic adaptor subunit, translated as MKKVLAGFIIGAIVTATAMYFLSNSKTILTGDSQEPKDEKKPLYWVAPMDPNYRRDKPGKSPMGMDLVPFYGDNEQTEEENPGTVKISPDVENNLGVKTEKVTKRRLNQSFSAVAYVRFNENELTHVHSKISGWVEKLYVKSTGENIAKGQPLYEIYAPEFVNAQEELLLAVKQNNKNFINSTIKKLESMQIPLQVINQIIKQNKVQRTVLFQSQHDGIIENLEIREGYFVKPEMTILSIANLDRVWIEASVLQTNLHKLSVGMAAEIKFESMEERYTSTVDYIYPQIDEKTRLVRVRLLLNNESQLLKPNMYAKVYFDYLDDKEMLTISNQSIIRTGQSNRVVLAFGNGKYKSANVVIGESDSEFTQILSGLKDGERVVTSAQFLLDSESSKTSDFMRMYHKMLDEKDLPEATVKGVINSINSDTNMINITREAIPEWKRPAATLDFNVDDRVSYERFRKGDEVLFTFRIYKGEFIITQMTKL; from the coding sequence GTGAAGAAAGTTTTAGCAGGTTTTATTATTGGTGCAATCGTTACAGCGACTGCAATGTATTTTTTATCAAACTCCAAAACAATTTTAACTGGGGACAGTCAGGAGCCAAAGGATGAAAAGAAACCATTATACTGGGTCGCTCCGATGGACCCGAATTATCGCCGAGATAAACCCGGAAAGTCGCCAATGGGAATGGATTTGGTGCCATTTTATGGTGATAACGAACAAACAGAAGAAGAAAATCCTGGAACTGTAAAAATTTCACCGGATGTGGAAAATAATCTCGGAGTCAAAACAGAAAAAGTCACCAAAAGGAGACTCAATCAATCATTTTCAGCTGTCGCCTATGTGAGATTTAATGAGAATGAACTGACGCATGTTCACTCAAAGATATCTGGTTGGGTTGAAAAATTATATGTCAAATCGACTGGTGAAAACATTGCAAAAGGTCAGCCCCTTTATGAAATCTATGCTCCGGAGTTTGTCAATGCTCAGGAAGAATTGTTATTGGCAGTCAAACAAAACAATAAAAACTTTATTAACTCTACAATCAAAAAGCTGGAATCCATGCAGATTCCGCTACAAGTTATCAATCAAATTATCAAACAGAATAAAGTTCAAAGAACTGTTTTGTTCCAATCGCAACATGATGGAATTATAGAGAACTTGGAAATCAGAGAAGGATACTTCGTTAAACCTGAGATGACGATTCTTTCCATCGCAAATCTTGACCGAGTTTGGATTGAGGCTTCAGTATTACAAACAAATTTGCATAAGCTATCAGTAGGTATGGCTGCAGAAATCAAATTTGAATCTATGGAAGAAAGGTACACTTCAACAGTTGATTATATTTATCCACAAATTGATGAGAAAACAAGACTGGTGAGAGTGAGATTGTTATTGAATAATGAATCTCAATTACTTAAACCAAATATGTATGCCAAAGTGTATTTTGACTATTTAGATGATAAGGAAATGCTAACAATTAGCAATCAGTCAATTATCAGAACCGGGCAGTCCAACAGAGTTGTGCTGGCTTTTGGAAATGGGAAATATAAATCAGCCAATGTTGTTATTGGGGAATCTGATAGTGAGTTTACACAAATATTATCGGGTTTAAAAGATGGTGAAAGAGTCGTCACATCCGCTCAGTTTTTGTTGGATTCTGAATCTTCAAAAACATCAGATTTTATGAGAATGTACCACAAAATGCTGGATGAAAAAGATTTACCTGAAGCAACAGTCAAAGGTGTAATCAACTCTATAAACTCAGATACAAATATGATCAATATCACTCGTGAGGCCATACCAGAATGGAAACGTCCGGCAGCAACTTTAGACTTCAACGTGGATGATCGTGTTTCGTATGAAAGATTTCGAAAAGGTGATGAAGTTTTATTCACATTTCGAATCTACAAGGGTGAATTCATTATCACTCAAATGACGAAACTATAA
- a CDS encoding serine/threonine-protein kinase, with product MKNDELQNLVKQALMLDTAHRTQFLDNITDKDIKNKLEFILADETRITDFVLNTSAGSEVLHAPENMEFSVGDKIRQFTIIKMLAKGGMGCVYLAYDEKLNRNVALKTMRNEFLKSKSTQLRFQQEAQILSKINHPSICQIFDIIDEEQSDILVLELIEGETLNQIVDKSENQLDIFIQIASALQAAHSQGIIHRDLKPDNIMLTRDGLVKVLDFGIAKSEIITTPEMINKTSTDSENVLQTQAGSMMGTLIYMSPEQASGKKVTTASDIYSFGIIMQELLTGLNTYVLDDTENLKRQIIDARKINTINIPKSYQSLIAEMTSIKPEERPDAEEVSRKLKKIKHKQSSKKTKIIVSTATFVIIALVAFLIWKQVENQKITKKNDFIAEIQNETDELKVGLRNIYALPLHDSSKNKEKIKIQKLHLQEKIIDSNALNNAEKDMYLGMLLIATDNHADGLAYLQKAWDAGLNSEDLAYSLAHTNSLVYYDELNDFLSKNGYVIRRDNKKIQELEKQYLQPAVTYYQLASQTHQETPNITKALILWSENKTEEAIQILDKIITEKDWLFEAYMLKASFLYTIGQTHIYEGRYDIANDYRIQSLSAFKDAQIRGRSYAPAYTGYCSMQVILLLDKVQRTGGDVSDNYNEASKSCNEALVVSDLKSTIYTRLAKLNYYYFVDQMNKGIRNGDLLLKALMFNQKAIDLEPSFINYNNRAEIYNFSAKAKINWGGDPESEIENSIKASEQTLKLSDYNNVFVYNTLVTSLDIRMRHQLNIGVDTTDSFNSAVEYYDKALSLDDTNDYSKLYLMVNNSNLYNNQIRNQILRNLDFQSLFETVVEILFEIQKINENEPISRAVLAESYLLMAQNIEAEDSLKYINLSLNSVNKANELMKDIGDFVALEGYIRGYKEVIKEKVLNESPDFTLSIEMFERGVELDPSAIDIYSDYAEICLLAAQASGNKIDAKKLLLKGLKMADKAVEINTDYSYGYLQKTKIIDFALRKKVDIPFTQKDADEAFEKAKSINPLLKRN from the coding sequence ATGAAAAACGATGAACTGCAAAATTTAGTCAAACAAGCACTTATGCTTGATACGGCTCATCGCACGCAATTTCTTGATAACATTACCGATAAAGACATCAAAAACAAATTGGAGTTCATCCTCGCCGATGAAACGCGCATCACCGATTTTGTTTTAAATACCTCAGCAGGGAGTGAAGTTTTACATGCCCCTGAAAATATGGAGTTCTCAGTTGGTGACAAAATAAGGCAATTTACTATCATTAAAATGTTAGCAAAAGGAGGCATGGGATGTGTCTATCTTGCCTATGACGAGAAGCTTAATCGCAATGTGGCTTTAAAAACCATGAGAAACGAGTTTTTAAAGAGCAAGTCAACTCAACTGCGCTTTCAACAAGAGGCTCAAATTTTATCAAAAATCAATCATCCTTCTATCTGCCAAATATTTGATATCATTGATGAAGAACAGAGTGATATTCTTGTTTTAGAGTTGATTGAGGGGGAAACGCTGAATCAAATTGTTGATAAATCCGAAAACCAACTGGATATATTTATACAGATTGCGTCTGCTTTGCAGGCAGCACACTCGCAAGGAATTATTCACAGAGATTTAAAACCGGATAACATCATGTTAACCAGAGATGGTTTAGTTAAAGTTTTAGATTTTGGTATTGCAAAGTCGGAAATAATAACAACACCTGAAATGATCAACAAAACGAGTACTGATTCTGAAAATGTTCTTCAGACTCAGGCTGGTTCAATGATGGGTACATTAATTTATATGAGTCCGGAGCAGGCATCCGGTAAAAAGGTAACAACTGCCAGTGATATTTATTCATTCGGTATTATAATGCAAGAGCTTCTTACCGGTTTGAATACCTATGTTCTCGATGATACAGAGAATCTTAAAAGACAAATCATTGATGCCAGAAAAATAAATACAATCAATATCCCCAAATCTTATCAGAGTTTGATTGCTGAAATGACATCAATTAAACCCGAAGAGCGTCCTGATGCTGAAGAAGTGAGTCGAAAACTCAAAAAAATCAAACACAAGCAATCTTCTAAAAAGACAAAAATTATCGTTTCAACTGCAACATTTGTAATTATTGCCTTAGTTGCTTTTTTGATTTGGAAGCAGGTTGAAAATCAAAAGATTACGAAAAAAAATGATTTCATTGCTGAAATTCAAAATGAAACTGATGAATTGAAAGTCGGATTAAGAAATATTTATGCCTTACCTTTACATGACTCCAGTAAAAATAAGGAAAAAATAAAAATCCAAAAGTTACATCTCCAAGAGAAAATAATTGATTCAAATGCTTTAAATAATGCTGAAAAAGATATGTATCTTGGAATGCTACTTATTGCCACTGATAATCATGCTGATGGATTGGCATATTTGCAAAAAGCTTGGGATGCCGGCTTAAATAGCGAAGATTTGGCTTATAGTCTGGCTCATACAAACAGTCTTGTCTATTACGATGAATTGAATGATTTTCTTAGCAAGAATGGCTATGTAATCAGACGTGATAATAAAAAAATTCAGGAGTTGGAGAAGCAATATCTACAGCCTGCTGTTACTTACTATCAGCTTGCTTCTCAAACACACCAAGAGACACCAAACATCACTAAAGCCCTCATTTTATGGTCAGAAAACAAAACCGAAGAAGCTATCCAAATTTTGGATAAAATCATTACTGAAAAAGACTGGCTTTTTGAAGCCTATATGTTAAAAGCCTCATTTCTTTACACAATCGGCCAGACACATATATACGAGGGACGATATGATATAGCTAATGATTATCGAATTCAGTCACTTTCTGCATTCAAAGATGCTCAAATCAGAGGCAGAAGTTATGCACCGGCTTACACAGGATATTGTTCCATGCAGGTCATTTTGTTGCTTGATAAAGTACAAAGAACCGGTGGTGATGTTTCCGATAATTATAATGAAGCTAGTAAATCATGTAATGAAGCCTTGGTGGTTTCGGATTTAAAATCAACGATATACACAAGATTAGCAAAGTTAAACTATTATTATTTCGTCGATCAGATGAATAAAGGCATACGAAATGGTGACTTATTGCTAAAAGCATTGATGTTTAATCAAAAAGCGATAGATCTAGAACCGTCATTCATTAACTACAACAATCGTGCAGAGATATATAATTTTTCTGCAAAAGCAAAAATAAATTGGGGTGGCGATCCTGAATCCGAAATTGAAAACAGTATTAAAGCCAGTGAACAAACTCTTAAACTGAGTGATTATAACAATGTTTTCGTTTACAACACGTTGGTAACTTCTCTGGATATCAGAATGAGACATCAACTGAATATAGGAGTTGATACCACTGATAGTTTTAATTCTGCAGTTGAATATTATGATAAAGCCTTATCACTCGATGATACTAACGATTACTCAAAGTTATATTTGATGGTGAATAATAGTAATCTTTATAATAATCAAATACGCAATCAGATTTTGAGAAATCTCGATTTTCAAAGTTTATTTGAAACTGTTGTGGAGATATTATTTGAAATTCAAAAAATTAACGAAAACGAACCTATCAGTCGAGCTGTTTTAGCTGAGAGTTATTTGTTAATGGCACAAAACATCGAAGCTGAAGATAGTCTCAAATACATCAATCTCTCACTGAATAGTGTTAATAAAGCCAATGAATTGATGAAAGATATTGGCGACTTTGTTGCATTAGAGGGTTATATCCGTGGATACAAAGAGGTTATAAAAGAAAAGGTACTTAATGAATCACCAGATTTTACATTATCCATTGAAATGTTTGAACGTGGTGTTGAACTGGATCCATCTGCGATTGATATTTATAGTGATTATGCAGAAATATGTCTTTTAGCAGCACAAGCTTCTGGTAATAAAATTGATGCAAAAAAACTTTTGCTGAAAGGTCTTAAAATGGCTGATAAAGCTGTTGAAATAAACACTGACTATTCCTATGGGTATCTTCAAAAAACAAAAATTATCGACTTTGCATTAAGAAAAAAAGTAGATATACCTTTTACTCAAAAAGACGCAGATGAAGCCTTTGAAAAAGCAAAATCAATCAATCCTTTGTTGAAAAGAAATTAG
- the clpS gene encoding ATP-dependent Clp protease adapter ClpS, protein MSKKDLSWDSQSLVFPENEEQLKEPSMYKVLIINDDYTPMDFVVDVLIRFFRMGEEQATQVMMNVHTRGKGVCGVFTHEIAETKMIQVNQYSKQHKHPLLCVIEEV, encoded by the coding sequence ATGTCAAAAAAAGATTTATCCTGGGACAGCCAATCACTGGTTTTTCCGGAAAATGAAGAACAACTCAAAGAGCCTTCCATGTATAAGGTTCTGATAATAAATGATGATTACACACCGATGGATTTTGTTGTCGATGTGCTCATCAGGTTTTTTCGCATGGGTGAAGAACAAGCCACGCAAGTGATGATGAATGTTCATACGCGTGGCAAAGGTGTTTGCGGTGTATTTACTCATGAAATTGCCGAAACAAAAATGATTCAGGTTAATCAATACTCCAAACAGCATAAGCATCCGCTTTTATGCGTTATTGAGGAGGTTTAA